In the genome of Halofilum ochraceum, one region contains:
- a CDS encoding putative bifunctional diguanylate cyclase/phosphodiesterase — MHADRASTADDPDRSAPSVQRSILDHLIRQGRISLAVNLALAAIVAAAMAQVATLASVIAWLVALVVVTAARGFALRHAHAVRDATPPRHALGPIVASTMVSAMLWGITPWLFLGDATPHESLILLIAIAGLAAGAIPFLGCIWSLYLGYTSLIILPVAAWLFFNTGAAGLALGPMTVVYLLALAAAGRNHAANFRQTHEMAARLEQTNAEAEAANRHIRAKMDEAVRAREALARSEQRFHTAFDQAPIGMALARLDGGIFQMNPTLRDLLHYPQEPPRDLPLTDLVIDEDRRGFEATLEALADGTRTRAEVDIRLRRADGQTLWTSVAIAAVSDLPIDDRYLIVELQDITESVELSARLQYEASHDALTELTNRREFERRLNRLIAARRQADRVHSICYIDLDRFKVVNDSQGHIAGDEVLRQVAGVLHQHVRTGDTIARLGGDEFALLLENCDAPHALRIAEDLVRAIGDFRFFWDDQVFRLDLSIGVAEILPHESAVSEIMRNADTACAVAKEAGGGRAHVYRADDREMQRRHGQIEWISRITRALEHDEFELYIQPIVDLRREVPEHGMHFEVLVRMRTDDDRLLLPSSFLPAAERYGLATRIDRWVIGAVFDWFRHHPELVARIDACAINLSGTSVDDPEFAEHLVTDLRSAPLSPSQLRFEITETAAIGHLAQASRFMRRLATLGCRFALDDFGSGLSSFGYLRSLPVDTLKIDGQFVRDIARDPVDHALVRSINDIGRVLGLTTVAEYVEDRATLEALRSIDVDFVQGHFSGQPVPIDTLSGEPSNAPADA; from the coding sequence ATGCACGCAGACAGAGCGAGCACCGCGGACGATCCGGATCGTTCCGCACCCTCCGTCCAGCGCTCCATACTCGATCATCTCATCCGGCAGGGTCGTATTTCGCTGGCCGTAAACCTGGCCCTTGCGGCGATTGTCGCGGCCGCGATGGCGCAGGTGGCGACGCTGGCGAGCGTGATCGCCTGGCTGGTCGCACTCGTCGTCGTAACCGCAGCGCGTGGCTTCGCGCTCCGACACGCGCATGCCGTGCGCGACGCGACCCCTCCTCGGCACGCCCTCGGACCGATCGTCGCCTCCACCATGGTGTCGGCGATGCTCTGGGGCATCACGCCCTGGCTGTTTCTGGGTGATGCGACACCGCACGAGAGCCTCATACTCCTGATCGCGATCGCCGGACTCGCGGCGGGCGCGATCCCGTTTCTGGGCTGCATCTGGAGCCTGTACCTCGGCTATACGTCCCTGATCATCCTGCCCGTCGCCGCCTGGCTGTTCTTCAATACGGGGGCAGCGGGACTCGCTCTGGGGCCCATGACCGTGGTCTACCTCCTGGCGCTGGCGGCGGCCGGGCGTAACCACGCGGCCAACTTCCGGCAGACGCACGAAATGGCGGCGCGCCTCGAGCAAACCAACGCCGAGGCGGAAGCGGCGAATCGGCACATACGGGCTAAAATGGATGAAGCCGTCCGCGCCCGCGAAGCACTCGCCCGCAGTGAACAGCGGTTCCATACGGCATTCGACCAGGCCCCGATCGGCATGGCCCTGGCGCGGCTTGACGGGGGAATCTTCCAGATGAACCCGACCCTGCGGGATTTGCTCCACTACCCGCAGGAGCCGCCGCGCGATCTGCCCCTGACCGACCTCGTCATCGATGAGGACCGCCGGGGATTCGAGGCGACGCTCGAGGCGCTCGCCGACGGCACGCGCACCCGGGCGGAGGTCGATATCCGTCTGCGCCGCGCCGATGGTCAGACGCTGTGGACTTCGGTGGCGATCGCCGCGGTGAGCGATCTGCCGATCGATGACCGTTATCTGATCGTCGAGCTCCAGGACATCACCGAATCGGTGGAACTCTCCGCTCGGCTGCAGTACGAAGCGAGCCACGACGCGCTGACGGAACTGACCAATCGGCGCGAATTCGAGAGGCGACTGAACCGCCTGATCGCCGCACGCCGACAGGCCGACCGCGTGCATTCCATATGCTACATCGATCTCGACCGGTTCAAGGTCGTCAACGACAGTCAGGGACACATCGCGGGCGATGAAGTACTGCGGCAGGTTGCCGGTGTGCTGCATCAGCATGTGCGTACCGGCGATACCATCGCGCGCCTCGGCGGCGACGAGTTCGCCCTGCTGCTGGAGAACTGCGACGCCCCGCACGCGTTGCGGATCGCCGAGGATCTCGTCCGCGCCATCGGAGACTTCCGCTTCTTCTGGGACGATCAGGTTTTCCGCCTTGATCTGAGTATCGGTGTGGCGGAAATCCTGCCGCATGAGAGCGCGGTCAGCGAAATCATGCGCAACGCGGATACCGCCTGTGCCGTGGCCAAGGAAGCCGGCGGCGGGCGCGCCCACGTCTACCGCGCCGACGACCGCGAGATGCAGCGCCGACATGGCCAGATCGAATGGATCAGCCGTATCACACGGGCGCTTGAGCACGACGAATTCGAGCTGTACATCCAGCCGATCGTCGATCTCCGTCGGGAAGTCCCTGAGCACGGCATGCATTTCGAGGTTCTGGTCCGCATGCGCACGGACGATGACCGGCTCCTGTTGCCGAGCAGCTTCCTGCCGGCCGCGGAACGTTATGGCCTCGCAACCCGTATCGACCGCTGGGTGATCGGCGCCGTTTTCGACTGGTTCCGGCACCACCCTGAACTGGTGGCGCGCATCGATGCCTGCGCGATCAACCTCTCCGGCACATCGGTGGACGACCCCGAATTCGCGGAGCACCTGGTTACCGATCTGCGGAGCGCCCCGCTATCGCCCTCACAGCTTCGTTTCGAGATCACGGAGACCGCCGCGATCGGTCATCTCGCCCAGGCGAGCCGTTTCATGAGACGGCTCGCCACGCTCGGCTGCCGATTCGCACTGGACGACTTCGGCAGCGGTCTCTCCTCGTTCGGCTATCTGCGCTCCCTGCCCGTCGATACGCTGAAGATCGACGGCCAGTTCGTGCGCGATATCGCGCGTGATCCGGTCGACCATGCGCTGGTCCGATCCATCAACGACATCGGCCGCGTGCTGGGATTGACGACCGTTGCCGAATACGTCGAGGACCGCGCGACGCTGGAAGCCCTCCGGTCCATCGACGTCGACTTCGTCCAGGGCCATTTCTCGGGCCAGCCCGTACCGATCGACACGCTCTCCGGCGAGCCCTCCAACGCACCGGCCGACGCCTGA
- a CDS encoding EAL domain-containing response regulator: MNSQSTIRLLMISDALDDAEFVTSMMRPAGYAVKAVRAEDREELDAALAKGTVDVVMHSLAAMDLSLSDTIEAIRSHELFVPVIAFGENEDLTVGKALAMGAAERVQPNDQEQMRHAIVRELDRVLVRRQAHWLSTAYRESEQRARALMESSRDAIAYIHDGMHVLANDAYLTLFGYEAFEEVEGMPMIDMVQSEDQAKLKEFLRNYSTSDQAVGTLELALQQANGSHFQAEVEFSRASIEGEACSQIIIRHQGNTEELEKQLNLLSQRDSVTGLFNRQHFMELLQEALTRAEREEGESSLLELALDDFGSVKDRVGILGSDQVIGDIAGVLQDTFGDEDQVARLDGATFAVLTPISDQASLDELADRVRGAIKDHICDVNGTSVGVTATIGIARIDGSTTDPNDILSRAERAWEEALKAGPDAHRIYQPKEGELSQKQIDQQWVERIREVLRNEQLQLLFEPIVGLTGESVPRYEVVFRVLDDNGQPVEDPDMLAAAERTGMSKGLDRWTVLNALKALIEQIKVDDSSVFFVPLSGHAFDDPGLFKWIHDRVSQIDLPDGALVFQLDAGAAANRIKQASAFAKAVHTIGCRICLSGFGHGSDPFQVTRHVSVDYLRVNDEFTHNLQQNTQNQEAIREIAARASEEGKQTICPGVKDAGSLSVLWGLGTDMIQGEFLQEPGTERDYDFSSMAM, translated from the coding sequence TTGAACAGCCAATCGACAATCCGGTTGCTGATGATCAGCGACGCGCTCGACGACGCCGAATTCGTCACTTCGATGATGCGACCGGCCGGTTACGCCGTGAAGGCCGTCCGGGCCGAAGACCGGGAGGAACTCGACGCGGCCCTCGCGAAGGGCACGGTCGACGTGGTGATGCACTCGCTCGCCGCTATGGACCTGTCGCTGAGCGACACCATCGAGGCGATCCGTTCACACGAACTTTTCGTGCCGGTGATCGCGTTCGGCGAGAACGAAGACCTGACGGTGGGCAAGGCGCTGGCAATGGGTGCGGCCGAGCGTGTCCAGCCGAACGACCAGGAACAGATGCGCCATGCGATCGTGCGCGAACTCGACCGTGTCCTGGTTCGCCGCCAGGCACACTGGCTGAGCACCGCCTACCGCGAGAGCGAGCAACGGGCCCGGGCCCTGATGGAGTCCTCCCGCGATGCGATCGCCTACATCCACGACGGCATGCACGTACTCGCGAATGATGCGTATCTGACCCTGTTCGGCTACGAAGCCTTCGAGGAAGTCGAGGGCATGCCGATGATCGACATGGTGCAGTCGGAAGACCAGGCGAAACTCAAGGAGTTCCTGCGCAACTACTCCACCAGCGACCAGGCCGTGGGCACCCTGGAACTCGCGCTGCAACAGGCCAACGGCAGCCATTTCCAGGCCGAGGTCGAATTCTCGCGCGCCTCGATCGAGGGCGAGGCCTGCAGCCAGATCATCATCCGCCACCAGGGCAACACGGAAGAACTCGAGAAGCAGCTCAATCTGCTCAGCCAGCGCGACAGCGTCACCGGCCTGTTCAACCGCCAGCACTTCATGGAACTCCTGCAGGAGGCGCTCACGCGCGCCGAACGCGAGGAAGGCGAGTCCAGCCTGCTGGAACTGGCGCTGGACGATTTCGGCTCGGTCAAGGATCGCGTCGGCATCCTCGGATCCGACCAGGTCATCGGCGATATCGCCGGTGTGCTGCAGGATACCTTCGGCGATGAAGACCAGGTCGCCCGACTCGATGGCGCCACCTTCGCCGTGCTGACACCGATCTCGGACCAGGCGAGCCTGGACGAACTCGCCGACCGGGTTCGGGGCGCGATCAAGGATCACATCTGCGACGTCAACGGGACCTCGGTCGGCGTTACGGCCACGATCGGGATCGCCCGGATCGACGGCAGCACGACCGATCCCAACGACATCCTCTCGCGTGCGGAGCGCGCCTGGGAAGAGGCCCTGAAAGCGGGTCCGGACGCGCATCGCATCTATCAGCCCAAAGAAGGCGAGCTCTCACAGAAGCAGATCGACCAGCAGTGGGTCGAGCGCATCCGCGAGGTACTGCGCAACGAGCAACTGCAGTTGCTCTTCGAACCGATCGTCGGCCTGACCGGCGAGAGCGTCCCGCGGTATGAAGTCGTGTTCCGCGTGCTCGACGACAATGGCCAACCGGTCGAGGATCCGGACATGCTCGCCGCCGCCGAGCGTACCGGCATGTCGAAGGGACTCGATCGCTGGACAGTGCTCAACGCCCTGAAGGCCCTGATCGAACAGATCAAGGTCGACGACAGTTCCGTGTTCTTCGTGCCGCTATCCGGGCACGCGTTCGACGATCCCGGCCTGTTCAAGTGGATCCACGACCGTGTCTCGCAGATCGATCTGCCGGACGGTGCACTGGTCTTCCAGCTCGACGCCGGCGCCGCCGCGAACCGGATCAAACAGGCGAGCGCCTTCGCGAAGGCGGTCCACACGATCGGATGCCGCATATGCCTGTCCGGTTTCGGCCATGGGAGCGATCCGTTCCAGGTCACCCGGCACGTGTCGGTGGACTATCTGCGCGTGAACGACGAATTCACGCATAACCTTCAGCAGAACACCCAGAACCAGGAGGCGATCCGCGAGATCGCCGCGAGGGCATCCGAAGAAGGCAAGCAGACGATCTGCCCCGGCGTGAAGGACGCGGGCAGCCTGTCGGTGCTTTGGGGGTTGGGCACCGACATGATCCAGGGAGAGTTCCTTCAGGAACCGGGCACGGAACGCGATTACGACTTTTCCTCCATGGCGATGTAG
- the epmB gene encoding EF-P beta-lysylation protein EpmB, producing the protein MIPATRKQKNDSTPATAPEWQRELASAVRDAGELRSLLGLPEDAAGDAGFPVRVPRGYVARMRHGDPDDPLLAQVLPSAAEAREVPGFGPDPVGDQAAMIRPGVLHKYYGRVLLVTTGACGIHCRYCFRREFPYADANPRPDDWQSALDYIAGDDTIGEVILSGGDPLSLSDRKLADLVERIEAIPHVTTLRIHSRLPVVLPERVDDRLCAWLGDTRLATVVVVHANHGNEIDATVGAAIARLRATGAMVLNQAVLLRGVNDDVDAMVELSRRLFAAGVLPYYLHMLDPVRGAAHFETGSDEARRLMAAVAARLPGYLVPRLVVEEAGRPGKTPLAHDWSGCHDGITTSMLDQAGGPATP; encoded by the coding sequence ATGATACCGGCAACCCGGAAGCAAAAAAACGACTCCACGCCCGCGACGGCGCCGGAATGGCAGCGTGAGCTCGCGTCGGCGGTCCGTGATGCGGGCGAACTGCGGTCCCTGCTCGGCCTGCCGGAGGATGCGGCCGGGGATGCCGGCTTTCCGGTGCGGGTGCCGCGCGGCTATGTCGCCCGGATGCGCCACGGCGACCCGGACGACCCGCTGCTGGCGCAGGTCCTGCCGAGCGCGGCCGAAGCGCGGGAGGTCCCCGGATTCGGACCGGATCCGGTCGGCGACCAGGCGGCCATGATCCGCCCCGGCGTGCTCCACAAGTACTACGGTCGTGTGCTGCTGGTCACGACCGGAGCCTGTGGCATCCACTGCCGCTACTGCTTCCGGCGCGAATTCCCCTATGCCGATGCGAACCCAAGGCCGGACGACTGGCAGTCCGCGCTCGATTATATCGCCGGCGACGACACTATCGGGGAGGTGATCCTCAGCGGCGGCGACCCGTTGTCGCTGTCCGACCGCAAGCTCGCCGACCTGGTCGAGCGCATCGAGGCGATCCCTCACGTCACCACACTGCGAATCCATTCCCGGCTGCCCGTCGTATTACCCGAGCGTGTCGATGATCGACTCTGCGCCTGGTTGGGGGACACGCGTCTTGCTACAGTCGTTGTCGTGCATGCCAATCACGGCAATGAGATCGACGCGACGGTGGGTGCGGCAATCGCGCGTCTGCGAGCCACCGGGGCAATGGTACTGAATCAGGCAGTGCTTCTGCGGGGAGTCAACGACGACGTGGATGCGATGGTCGAACTCTCGCGCCGGCTGTTCGCGGCCGGCGTGCTGCCGTATTATCTGCACATGCTGGATCCGGTGAGGGGCGCCGCCCACTTCGAAACCGGATCCGATGAGGCCCGTCGACTCATGGCAGCCGTCGCGGCCCGACTCCCCGGTTACCTGGTGCCACGGCTTGTGGTCGAAGAGGCTGGCCGCCCCGGGAAGACCCCGCTCGCGCATGACTGGAGCGGGTGCCATGATGGCATCACAACGTCCATGCTGGACCAGGCGGGAGGCCCTGCAACGCCTTGA
- the efp gene encoding elongation factor P, with translation MATYSTSEFKAGLKIMLDGDPFQIVENEFVKPGKGQAFNRVKVRNLKTGRVVERTFKSGDSVEAADVIDTEMTYLYSDGEYWHFMDPNSFEQIAADAAAMGDAHKWLREQDTVEMTLYNGEPLTVTPPNFADLRIVETDPGIRGDTAQGGTKPATLETGAVAKVPLFVEEGEVIRVDTRKGEYVSRVKE, from the coding sequence ATGGCGACATATAGCACGAGCGAGTTCAAGGCAGGCCTCAAGATCATGCTGGACGGCGATCCCTTCCAGATCGTCGAGAATGAATTCGTCAAACCGGGCAAGGGCCAGGCCTTCAACCGGGTCAAGGTGCGCAACCTCAAGACCGGCCGCGTGGTCGAGCGGACGTTCAAGTCCGGCGATTCCGTCGAGGCCGCCGACGTGATCGACACCGAGATGACCTACCTGTACTCCGATGGCGAGTACTGGCACTTCATGGACCCGAACTCATTCGAGCAGATCGCCGCCGACGCGGCCGCGATGGGCGACGCCCACAAATGGCTGCGCGAGCAGGATACGGTGGAGATGACGCTCTACAACGGTGAGCCCCTCACGGTAACGCCGCCGAACTTCGCGGATCTGCGCATCGTGGAGACGGATCCCGGCATCCGGGGCGACACTGCCCAGGGCGGTACCAAGCCCGCCACGCTGGAGACCGGCGCCGTGGCCAAAGTGCCGCTATTCGTCGAGGAGGGCGAGGTGATCCGCGTCGACACGCGCAAAGGCGAATACGTCAGCCGGGTGAAGGAATAA
- the epmA gene encoding EF-P lysine aminoacylase EpmA, whose amino-acid sequence MTGSGDSGLWRPVAGADILRLRARMRGRLRAFFDASDVLEVDTPALSAAAPTEPRVEPVRARVLGEDRFLQTSPEFPMKRLLAAGVGDCWQLARVYRDGERGRWHQPEFDLLEWYRLGFDHHELMEEVEAVIAATLAPERPVRAAEYITYADAFRRHAGVDPLTAGMDELRAIADDNGLSSVPGLDDQDRDGWLDRLLTGLVAPRFAPDRLTFLYDWPASQAALARIDAADPRIAARFEAFWGELELANGFHELADAAEQRARFETENRARYAEGVATIPVDERMLAALEAGLPDCAGVALGFDRLVMLAAGADTIDAVLPFPFERA is encoded by the coding sequence ATGACGGGATCGGGAGACTCTGGCCTCTGGCGGCCCGTCGCCGGAGCCGACATCCTGCGCCTGCGGGCCCGCATGCGCGGCCGGCTCCGCGCGTTCTTCGACGCGAGCGACGTGCTCGAGGTCGATACTCCCGCGCTCTCCGCGGCCGCTCCAACCGAGCCGCGGGTAGAGCCGGTGCGCGCGCGCGTTCTCGGCGAAGACCGCTTCCTGCAGACCTCGCCCGAATTCCCCATGAAACGCCTGCTGGCGGCCGGCGTCGGCGATTGCTGGCAACTGGCGCGAGTGTACCGGGACGGTGAACGCGGACGCTGGCATCAGCCCGAGTTCGATCTGCTCGAGTGGTATCGCCTCGGGTTTGACCATCACGAGCTGATGGAAGAGGTGGAGGCCGTCATCGCGGCCACGCTCGCGCCGGAACGGCCCGTGCGGGCCGCCGAGTACATCACGTATGCCGACGCGTTCCGCCGTCACGCCGGTGTTGATCCGCTGACGGCGGGCATGGATGAATTGCGCGCCATCGCGGATGACAATGGGCTGTCGTCGGTCCCGGGGCTCGACGATCAGGACCGCGATGGCTGGCTCGATCGCCTGCTGACCGGCCTGGTCGCGCCGCGGTTCGCACCCGATCGGTTGACCTTTCTGTACGACTGGCCGGCCTCGCAGGCCGCGCTGGCGCGCATCGATGCCGCGGATCCGCGCATAGCGGCCCGGTTCGAGGCCTTCTGGGGCGAACTCGAACTGGCCAACGGCTTCCATGAACTGGCGGACGCCGCCGAGCAGCGGGCGCGCTTCGAGACCGAAAATCGCGCGCGTTACGCCGAGGGTGTGGCCACGATCCCGGTGGATGAGCGGATGCTGGCGGCGCTCGAAGCGGGACTGCCCGACTGCGCCGGCGTCGCGCTGGGCTTCGATCGGCTGGTCATGCTGGCCGCCGGAGCGGATACAATCGACGCTGTCCTCCCGTTTCCGTTTGAGCGAGCATGA
- the glpK gene encoding glycerol kinase GlpK codes for MPGGILAIDQGTTSSRAIVHDFRGRVVASSQLEFDQHYPHGGWVEHDPEDLWQSTLRVAREALGQADREGVDVVALGITNQRETTVVWDTRSGEAIHNAIVWQDRRTAEYCARLKSEGYEAQVTERSGLLLDPYFSATKVAWILDNVPGARDKATAGRLAFGTVDSWLIWRLTGGRVHATDATNASRTMLFNIHEQRWDDELLALFDVPRSMLPTVLDSADDFGSADSGYIGRALPIRGVAGDQHAAVVGQTCFTPGMIKSTYGTGCFALMNTGPTPVTSHNRLLTTMAYRLAGQPTYALEGSIFVAGATIKWLRDDLGMLESATDSEEYARRADPDDDVYLVPAFTGLGAPYWDPDARGAIFGLTRKTGVPELTRAALEAVCYQTHDLVVAMAADANTPVRELRVDGGMVPNNWLLQRLADLVGVSVERPRDTETTALGASYLAGLGHGVWGSLEEVRGQWALEARFEPSITNEERDRRLAGWHRAVRHVTDSG; via the coding sequence ATGCCGGGCGGAATTCTCGCGATCGACCAGGGGACCACCAGTTCCCGCGCCATCGTCCATGATTTTCGCGGGCGCGTGGTCGCGTCATCCCAACTCGAGTTCGATCAGCATTACCCGCATGGCGGCTGGGTCGAACACGATCCCGAGGATCTCTGGCAATCGACGCTGCGGGTCGCGCGCGAAGCATTGGGCCAAGCCGACCGCGAGGGCGTCGATGTGGTCGCACTGGGCATCACGAACCAGCGCGAGACCACGGTGGTCTGGGATACCCGCTCGGGCGAGGCCATACACAACGCCATCGTCTGGCAGGACCGCAGAACGGCCGAGTACTGCGCACGCCTCAAATCGGAGGGTTACGAAGCGCAGGTCACGGAGCGCTCGGGCCTGCTCCTCGACCCCTATTTCTCGGCCACCAAGGTGGCCTGGATCCTCGACAACGTACCGGGCGCCCGCGACAAGGCGACCGCCGGGCGGCTCGCCTTCGGCACGGTCGACAGCTGGCTCATCTGGCGCCTTACGGGCGGCCGCGTGCACGCCACCGACGCGACCAACGCATCGCGGACGATGCTGTTCAATATCCATGAGCAGCGCTGGGACGATGAACTGCTCGCGCTGTTCGACGTCCCCCGCTCGATGCTGCCCACGGTGCTCGACTCGGCAGACGATTTCGGGAGCGCGGATTCCGGCTATATCGGCCGAGCCCTGCCGATCCGCGGGGTCGCCGGCGACCAGCACGCCGCCGTGGTGGGCCAGACCTGCTTCACGCCCGGCATGATCAAGAGCACCTACGGCACGGGTTGTTTCGCCCTGATGAACACGGGGCCGACGCCGGTCACGTCACACAATCGCCTGCTGACGACGATGGCCTATCGGCTCGCGGGCCAGCCCACCTACGCGCTCGAAGGTTCGATCTTTGTCGCCGGCGCCACGATCAAATGGCTCCGCGATGACCTCGGCATGCTCGAGAGTGCGACCGACAGCGAGGAATACGCCCGCCGGGCCGATCCCGACGACGACGTCTACCTGGTGCCCGCTTTCACCGGCCTCGGCGCGCCCTACTGGGATCCCGATGCCCGCGGCGCCATCTTCGGTCTCACCCGCAAAACCGGTGTCCCCGAACTGACCCGCGCCGCGCTCGAGGCGGTGTGCTACCAGACCCACGACCTGGTCGTCGCCATGGCCGCCGATGCGAACACGCCGGTGCGCGAGCTGCGCGTTGATGGCGGGATGGTGCCCAACAACTGGCTCCTGCAGCGCCTGGCCGACCTGGTCGGCGTCTCGGTGGAACGCCCGCGCGATACCGAGACCACGGCCCTCGGCGCCAGCTACCTCGCGGGCCTCGGCCACGGCGTCTGGGGCTCCCTGGAGGAAGTACGCGGCCAGTGGGCGCTGGAGGCGCGCTTCGAGCCCTCGATCACGAACGAGGAACGCGATCGCCGCCTTGCGGGCTGGCACCGGGCGGTGCGCCACGTAACCGATTCGGGCTGA
- a CDS encoding DeoR family transcriptional regulator gives MASDDHRDDLNTRQRAMLALVREQGFVAIEELARHFEVTTQTIRRDVNALCDGGLLRRYHGGAGLASSVQNEPYTARQVSRRAEKQRIARAVARQIPDQASLFITLGTTAEAVAEALSDHRDLRVITNNLNVANILIDNASCEVIIAGGVVRARDRGVTGEATIDFMNQFKVDYAVMGISGIDRDGALLDFDYHEVRVLQAIIANARAVYLAADATKFGRNAMVRVGELSQIDALFTDEPPPTGIQRLLADAGASLFLAPEEAGA, from the coding sequence ATGGCGTCGGACGATCACAGGGACGACCTGAACACGCGCCAGCGGGCCATGCTTGCACTGGTCCGCGAACAGGGTTTCGTTGCCATCGAGGAGCTCGCTCGCCATTTCGAGGTGACGACGCAGACCATTCGCCGGGACGTCAATGCCCTGTGTGATGGCGGCCTGCTGCGCCGTTATCACGGCGGCGCGGGGCTGGCCTCCAGCGTCCAGAACGAGCCCTACACCGCGCGCCAGGTCTCGCGCCGGGCCGAAAAACAGCGCATCGCGCGCGCGGTCGCCCGCCAGATTCCCGATCAGGCGTCCCTGTTCATTACGCTCGGGACCACGGCCGAAGCGGTCGCAGAGGCGTTGTCGGATCACCGCGATCTGCGTGTAATCACCAATAATCTCAATGTGGCCAACATCCTGATCGATAACGCGTCCTGTGAGGTCATCATCGCCGGCGGGGTCGTGCGCGCGCGCGATCGTGGCGTGACCGGCGAGGCGACCATCGATTTCATGAATCAGTTCAAGGTGGATTACGCCGTCATGGGGATCTCCGGGATCGACCGGGATGGTGCGTTGCTCGACTTCGACTACCACGAGGTGCGGGTGCTCCAGGCGATCATCGCGAACGCCCGGGCCGTGTATCTTGCCGCCGACGCGACCAAATTCGGGCGCAATGCCATGGTTCGCGTGGGTGAGCTTTCGCAGATCGACGCCCTGTTCACGGATGAACCGCCGCCCACCGGCATCCAGCGCCTGCTGGCCGATGCCGGTGCCAGCCTCTTTCTGGCCCCGGAGGAAGCGGGTGCGTGA